A genome region from Labilibaculum antarcticum includes the following:
- a CDS encoding XRE family transcriptional regulator translates to MQNLNKNLKHLRLRKRLSQSRLSHRIGVGASSISAYEKKRSMPKITTLMKYSKFFKRNLDELVNEDISKSDQENKQDTKGDQLRVLPILVDPQNEEMISLVPVKAAAGYLNGYSDAEFIGELPNFRMPFAELSENKTYRAFQIEGDSMLPVPAGSYIICEYVQDWELIKDNSCCIVLTSDDGIVYKRVKKDLTNNQLLLNSDNPEYLSFEVSLNQVLEVWRSLGFVSFNLPAAPEPNKK, encoded by the coding sequence ATGCAAAACTTAAATAAAAACCTTAAACATTTACGCCTACGCAAAAGATTATCTCAAAGCAGATTATCACACAGAATAGGAGTCGGAGCCTCATCGATCAGTGCATACGAGAAAAAACGAAGTATGCCTAAGATAACCACATTGATGAAATACTCAAAATTTTTTAAGCGTAATTTAGATGAATTGGTGAATGAGGACATCAGCAAATCGGATCAGGAAAACAAGCAAGACACCAAAGGAGATCAACTAAGAGTATTACCCATTTTAGTTGATCCACAAAATGAGGAAATGATCAGTTTAGTTCCTGTTAAAGCTGCTGCCGGATATCTTAATGGTTATTCTGATGCCGAATTTATTGGTGAACTTCCAAATTTCAGAATGCCATTTGCCGAACTATCAGAAAACAAAACCTACCGAGCTTTTCAAATTGAGGGCGACAGCATGTTACCCGTTCCTGCCGGCTCATACATTATATGCGAGTATGTGCAAGATTGGGAATTGATAAAAGACAATAGTTGCTGTATTGTATTGACTTCTGATGATGGCATAGTATATAAAAGGGTAAAAAAAGACCTTACAAACAATCAATTGCTGCTAAACTCTGACAATCCGGAATATTTATCTTTTGAGGTAAGCCTGAATCAAGTTTTAGAAGTATGGAGATCTTTAGGCTTTGTGAGTTTTAATTTGCCTGCTGCTCCGGAACCCAATAAAAAGTAA
- a CDS encoding DMT family transporter — protein MGLTDISSNYKGVLYAMVTALLWGFLPIFLKVSLNDLDPISIVWFRFTFAFSILFIYYFLTDKKQLKIIKRPPLFLVIAALALGVNYLGFMQGINYTSPSNAQITMQTAPILLALVGIFVFKEKVNSKQLLGFGIAGLGLFLFYRNQLQVFIQDTEAFNTGFFWIELGAVMWVLYASLQKKLVLKYPPQLLNMVLYGIPAILYAPFVDFAAFSNLDFSSWMIVIFLGMNTLIAYGCLALAFKYTEAYKVSLIVTVNPIITLLTMAILASINVQWIKTDSLSIYSMLGAVLVIGGAITAVFFSRKNKKVLQKSPISVKK, from the coding sequence ATGGGGCTTACCGATATTTCAAGCAATTACAAAGGTGTTTTATATGCCATGGTCACCGCCCTTTTATGGGGGTTTCTCCCGATATTCCTGAAGGTGTCCTTAAATGATTTGGATCCTATTTCGATAGTATGGTTTCGTTTTACTTTTGCCTTTTCGATTCTGTTTATTTACTATTTTCTAACGGATAAAAAGCAGCTGAAAATTATTAAACGGCCACCCCTTTTTTTGGTGATTGCCGCACTTGCATTGGGCGTAAATTACCTGGGGTTTATGCAGGGAATTAACTATACCAGTCCGAGTAATGCACAAATTACAATGCAAACCGCTCCTATTTTATTAGCCTTGGTTGGTATTTTCGTTTTTAAAGAGAAAGTAAACAGCAAGCAATTACTTGGATTTGGAATTGCAGGATTGGGCTTATTCCTCTTTTACAGAAATCAGTTGCAAGTCTTTATACAAGACACAGAAGCATTTAACACAGGATTTTTCTGGATAGAATTAGGAGCCGTAATGTGGGTTTTATATGCTTCTTTACAGAAAAAATTAGTGCTAAAATACCCTCCGCAACTGTTGAATATGGTTCTTTACGGAATACCGGCAATTCTATACGCTCCCTTTGTTGATTTTGCAGCTTTTTCAAATCTTGATTTTTCCTCGTGGATGATCGTGATTTTTCTGGGTATGAACACTCTTATAGCCTACGGTTGTCTGGCCTTGGCGTTTAAATATACCGAAGCCTACAAAGTGAGTTTAATTGTAACGGTGAATCCAATTATCACTCTACTAACTATGGCTATACTAGCCTCGATCAATGTACAATGGATAAAAACAGATAGTTTGAGCATCTACTCTATGCTTGGTGCTGTACTTGTAATTGGAGGTGCAATTACCGCAGTTTTCTTCTCAAGAAAGAACAAAAAAGTACTTCAGAAAAGTCCAATATCTGTTAAAAAATAA
- a CDS encoding 5'-nucleotidase C-terminal domain-containing protein — MKSHLHKSLKLLLLLFALSACSVTQKNSNSTRQSNYKIDSHMDSSSKKDTVFTNVIESYKSQLDGEMNELLSVSDEAMLTGKPESKLSNYIADAMLSIGKEFCLENKLSHSVDIVIMNQGGIRTAMPKGEITKGRMFEMLPFKNKLVIVGMKGHDLNILLNQVAEFGGEGISGVKMGIKDEKAVDILVNGAPVDLEKVYHILSIDYLVNGGGEFSAFATRETFRHLHLKLRSEMIKYISRDYKKGKHISAELDGRIYHVE, encoded by the coding sequence ATGAAATCACATCTACATAAGTCCTTGAAGTTATTGCTTTTATTGTTCGCCTTATCGGCTTGCTCGGTAACTCAAAAGAATAGCAATTCGACTCGTCAATCTAATTATAAGATTGATTCGCATATGGATTCTTCTTCGAAGAAGGATACTGTTTTTACAAATGTAATTGAAAGCTATAAATCACAGTTGGATGGTGAAATGAATGAGCTTCTGTCTGTTAGTGATGAAGCTATGCTTACAGGAAAGCCTGAGAGTAAATTGTCCAATTATATAGCTGATGCGATGCTTTCAATTGGCAAGGAGTTTTGTCTGGAGAATAAATTATCTCACTCTGTGGATATCGTAATAATGAATCAGGGAGGAATTCGGACCGCAATGCCAAAAGGTGAAATTACAAAGGGAAGAATGTTCGAGATGCTGCCTTTTAAAAACAAACTGGTAATTGTTGGAATGAAAGGGCATGATTTAAATATCCTTTTAAATCAAGTTGCCGAATTTGGCGGAGAAGGAATTAGTGGCGTAAAAATGGGTATTAAGGATGAAAAGGCTGTTGATATTCTTGTTAATGGAGCACCAGTTGATTTAGAAAAGGTATATCACATTTTGTCGATTGATTATTTGGTGAATGGTGGTGGCGAATTTTCTGCATTTGCAACAAGGGAAACGTTCAGACATTTGCATCTAAAATTAAGATCAGAAATGATCAAATACATTAGTCGTGATTATAAAAAAGGGAAACATATTTCAGCAGAACTAGACGGGAGGATTTACCATGTGGAATAG
- the dinB gene encoding DNA polymerase IV — protein MGEENRKIIHVDMDAFFASVEQKDNPELQGKPVAVGGSEDRGVVAAASYEARKFGVRSAMPSSIAKRRCPNLIFVKGRHDRYKEISNQIMSVFYEFTDLVEPLSIDEAFLDVTHNKRNISSASLIAREIKDRIKEVTGLTASAGISVNKFLAKIASDYQKPDGLFVIPPKDVTEFIEHLAIDKFFGVGRVTADKMHQLGIFRGKDLKERSLVELTRVFGKAGVYYYQISRGIDNRPVNPNRVRKSVSTEHTFYTDLSDRESIRKDMIPTAEDLLRRLKKNGFRGRTLSLKVKYSSFEQVTRSKTILQELNQLDQILNIANELLNQVELKESIRLLGLTVSNKIDFSEPQQLTIDF, from the coding sequence ATGGGGGAGGAAAATCGTAAAATAATTCACGTTGACATGGATGCTTTTTTTGCTTCGGTAGAGCAGAAAGATAATCCTGAACTTCAGGGCAAACCTGTTGCGGTTGGAGGTTCCGAAGATAGAGGTGTGGTGGCTGCAGCCAGCTACGAGGCCCGAAAATTCGGAGTGCGTTCTGCCATGCCTTCGTCCATTGCGAAAAGGAGGTGTCCAAATTTAATTTTTGTTAAAGGACGGCATGATCGCTATAAGGAGATTTCCAATCAGATTATGAGTGTTTTTTATGAATTTACCGATTTAGTTGAACCTCTTTCCATTGATGAAGCTTTTTTGGATGTTACTCATAACAAGAGGAATATATCTTCTGCGAGTCTTATTGCCAGGGAAATTAAAGATCGGATTAAAGAAGTAACAGGATTAACTGCTTCTGCCGGAATATCAGTAAATAAATTTTTAGCTAAAATTGCTTCCGATTATCAAAAACCAGATGGTTTATTTGTTATTCCCCCGAAAGATGTAACGGAATTTATAGAGCATTTAGCAATTGATAAATTTTTTGGAGTTGGAAGGGTTACTGCTGATAAAATGCATCAGTTGGGGATATTTAGAGGGAAAGATTTGAAGGAGAGAAGTCTCGTTGAATTGACTCGTGTATTTGGGAAGGCAGGAGTTTACTACTATCAAATTTCAAGAGGAATTGACAATCGTCCCGTTAATCCCAATCGGGTTCGGAAATCAGTGAGTACAGAGCATACGTTTTATACGGATTTATCAGATCGGGAATCGATCAGGAAAGATATGATTCCTACTGCTGAAGATTTATTGCGTCGGTTAAAGAAGAATGGTTTTAGAGGCAGAACTTTAAGTCTGAAAGTGAAATATAGCAGTTTCGAGCAAGTGACCAGAAGTAAAACCATTTTGCAGGAATTGAATCAGCTCGATCAAATTCTGAATATTGCCAATGAATTACTCAATCAGGTTGAACTAAAAGAAAGTATTCGATTGCTGGGATTAACGGTCTCTAATAAGATTGATTTCTCTGAACCTCAGCAGTTAACAATTGATTTCTAA
- a CDS encoding MATE family efflux transporter, which translates to MNQIKDLTSGNIFSQIIKLAIPIIATSFVQMAYNMTDMAWLGQVGSETVSAVGIALYLVWFGASLLFITKIGAEVGISQSIGSKNLERAQSFAKNAFSLSFIISIAFALCVWIFAEPIIDLFKINSDFVNGTAFRYLRIIAIGMPFTFSNITMSGIYNGVGNTKTSFWINAFGLVINMILDPILIFGWGSIPAMGAEGAGIATVISQLAVFLVFLYYLYIKENPLQLKNYIGKIQKEFFIPILKVGGPVAVQSAWFAFIAMILARVINDIADGDSIPFSVQSIGSQIEALSWMTASGFSTALGTFTGQNFGANKWGRIQKGFFITLGIAGFIGLISSLLFLFVGEPIFGLFINNSENNVVKMGMVYLFILGISQIFMCVEITATGAFNGIGRANPPAIVGIIGNILRIPIAYLLSYTLVDYLPLFQNWISPESVSATGVWWGLTITSILKGSILFLWFVALLYKHPENNTPLPLQRFWIRIIPNRLRQTSIIINPLDNEEFKTRA; encoded by the coding sequence GTGAACCAAATTAAAGATCTTACAAGCGGGAATATTTTCTCGCAAATTATAAAACTGGCTATTCCAATTATTGCCACCTCATTTGTACAAATGGCGTACAATATGACTGATATGGCGTGGTTGGGACAGGTAGGAAGCGAAACCGTTAGTGCTGTTGGTATAGCTCTTTATCTGGTTTGGTTTGGTGCATCACTCCTATTTATTACCAAAATTGGTGCTGAAGTAGGAATTTCGCAGTCAATTGGAAGTAAAAATCTGGAACGCGCCCAATCATTTGCAAAAAATGCTTTTAGTTTGTCATTCATTATTTCAATTGCATTTGCTCTGTGCGTCTGGATATTTGCGGAACCCATTATCGATCTTTTTAAAATCAATAGTGACTTTGTAAACGGAACGGCCTTCAGATACCTTCGGATAATTGCCATCGGAATGCCATTTACCTTTTCCAACATCACCATGTCTGGGATTTACAATGGGGTTGGCAATACAAAAACTTCCTTTTGGATTAATGCTTTTGGTTTGGTTATAAACATGATACTGGATCCTATCCTTATTTTTGGTTGGGGAAGTATTCCAGCCATGGGCGCAGAAGGTGCAGGAATTGCTACCGTAATTTCTCAGCTAGCTGTATTTCTTGTTTTTCTATACTACTTGTATATCAAAGAGAATCCTTTACAGCTCAAAAATTATATAGGGAAAATTCAAAAGGAATTCTTTATTCCCATCCTAAAGGTCGGTGGTCCTGTTGCAGTACAATCGGCTTGGTTTGCCTTTATCGCTATGATTTTAGCAAGGGTGATAAATGATATTGCTGATGGTGATTCGATTCCTTTTTCAGTTCAATCCATTGGATCGCAAATAGAAGCCCTTTCGTGGATGACCGCCTCGGGCTTCTCAACAGCATTGGGCACATTCACAGGTCAGAACTTTGGAGCAAATAAATGGGGCCGAATTCAGAAAGGTTTCTTCATCACCTTAGGGATAGCCGGTTTTATTGGATTGATAAGTTCCTTACTCTTCCTTTTTGTAGGCGAACCTATTTTCGGTTTGTTTATAAATAACAGTGAAAACAATGTGGTGAAAATGGGCATGGTCTACCTATTCATTCTTGGTATTTCACAGATATTTATGTGTGTTGAAATAACAGCAACAGGAGCCTTTAACGGAATCGGGAGAGCAAATCCGCCAGCAATAGTTGGAATTATAGGGAACATTTTACGAATTCCAATTGCCTATTTGCTTAGCTACACTCTAGTTGATTACTTACCACTATTTCAGAACTGGATCTCTCCGGAGTCCGTTTCGGCAACAGGTGTTTGGTGGGGATTAACAATTACCAGCATACTGAAAGGAAGTATTTTATTTCTCTGGTTTGTAGCCTTACTTTACAAGCACCCCGAAAACAATACACCTCTTCCTTTACAGAGATTCTGGATTAGAATAATCCCAAACAGATTACGTCAAACCTCTATAATTATTAATCCACTAGATAATGAAGAATTTAAAACGAGAGCTTAA
- a CDS encoding cation diffusion facilitator family transporter, with product MKNSKFKLDKSNWASVEGWLSIVGNILLFGLKYWAGLATGSIAIIADAWHTLSDSLSSVIVIVGAKISKKPADEDHPFGHGRADLISAFIIGILLLLVAFDFIIESYHTLQSRESSEFGSIAVVVMIISVVLKELLAQFAYFGAKKTNSKVLKADAWHHRSDAISSLVILVGIFVGPYFWWVDGALGMIVALLIGHAAYEIINDSIHSLLGESPSETIIEELKLTIEEVHPHELEPHHFHLHVYGDHTELTFHIVLPEDMPLKEAHDIATILEEAILEKYAYVSTIHIEPDVD from the coding sequence TTGAAAAACTCCAAATTTAAATTAGATAAATCGAATTGGGCCTCTGTAGAAGGTTGGCTTTCAATAGTAGGGAATATATTACTTTTCGGATTAAAATACTGGGCCGGTTTGGCTACAGGTTCTATCGCTATTATTGCTGATGCCTGGCATACTCTGTCCGACAGTTTAAGTTCTGTTATTGTAATTGTTGGCGCCAAAATTTCGAAGAAACCAGCCGATGAGGATCATCCATTTGGTCACGGACGTGCCGATTTAATTAGTGCATTTATTATTGGAATCCTGCTCTTATTAGTGGCTTTCGATTTTATCATAGAATCCTATCACACACTGCAAAGTAGGGAGTCATCGGAATTTGGAAGCATTGCTGTTGTTGTTATGATTATTTCAGTAGTACTAAAGGAATTGTTGGCTCAGTTTGCCTATTTTGGAGCAAAAAAAACAAATTCAAAAGTGTTAAAGGCTGATGCCTGGCATCACCGCAGCGATGCTATTTCTTCTTTGGTTATTTTGGTCGGAATATTTGTAGGCCCTTATTTTTGGTGGGTCGATGGTGCTTTGGGAATGATTGTCGCTTTGTTGATTGGTCATGCAGCTTATGAAATTATTAACGATTCCATTCATTCTTTGTTGGGAGAGAGTCCTTCTGAAACCATTATTGAAGAATTAAAGTTGACCATTGAAGAAGTTCATCCTCATGAATTGGAACCTCACCATTTTCACCTCCATGTTTATGGAGATCATACCGAACTAACTTTTCATATTGTTCTTCCGGAAGATATGCCTTTAAAAGAGGCTCACGATATTGCGACAATATTGGAAGAAGCTATTCTCGAAAAATATGCTTACGTTTCTACAATCCACATCGAGCCAGATGTAGATTGA
- a CDS encoding bifunctional metallophosphatase/5'-nucleotidase, translating to MWNRRDFLKNISVAGLFLGTGIIPKAVSANSDKKSALQKITVLHTNDLHSRIEPFPKADPQFGGLGGFARIHALVQKIRKEEELVLLFDAGDVFQGTPYFNFFKGEAEFKLMSKIGYDAGTLGNHEFDNGIEGIASQLKHLNFPLLNANYDFSETELEGKIPAYKIFDKGDLRIGVFGVGVDLDGFVEPKNRGAISYVDPVDVAEKMVDILKVQNNCDLVVCLSHLGNKSLSDGDCDLDLAKRSRGVDLIIGGHTHTLMETPERVLNMDGEEVLVNQVGWAGIALGRIDFYIDKKNKTKLASSKLLSVDEKLA from the coding sequence ATGTGGAATAGAAGAGACTTTTTGAAAAATATTAGTGTGGCAGGTTTGTTTTTGGGAACAGGAATTATTCCCAAAGCAGTTTCGGCCAATTCGGACAAGAAGAGTGCATTGCAGAAAATCACAGTGCTTCACACCAACGATTTACACAGCCGTATTGAACCTTTTCCAAAGGCTGATCCTCAATTTGGAGGCTTGGGAGGTTTTGCGAGAATCCATGCCTTGGTTCAAAAAATCAGAAAGGAAGAAGAATTGGTTTTACTGTTTGATGCAGGCGATGTGTTTCAAGGCACTCCTTACTTCAATTTCTTTAAGGGGGAAGCTGAATTTAAATTGATGTCGAAGATTGGTTACGATGCTGGAACACTCGGGAATCATGAATTTGATAATGGTATTGAGGGGATTGCAAGTCAATTGAAACACCTTAACTTCCCACTGTTGAATGCTAATTATGATTTTTCAGAGACAGAATTGGAAGGAAAGATACCTGCGTATAAAATATTCGATAAAGGAGATTTGAGAATTGGTGTTTTTGGTGTAGGCGTAGATCTGGATGGATTTGTTGAGCCTAAAAACAGAGGTGCTATTTCTTATGTCGATCCGGTTGATGTTGCTGAAAAAATGGTGGACATTCTAAAAGTCCAAAATAATTGCGATTTGGTTGTTTGTCTTTCACATTTAGGAAACAAAAGTTTATCTGATGGGGATTGCGATCTTGATTTAGCGAAAAGAAGCAGGGGAGTTGATCTAATTATCGGGGGACACACTCACACCTTAATGGAAACTCCGGAACGGGTTCTGAATATGGATGGAGAAGAGGTTCTTGTCAATCAAGTTGGATGGGCAGGTATTGCTTTGGGAAGAATCGATTTTTACATTGATAAGAAAAATAAGACTAAGTTAGCTTCTTCAAAACTACTTTCGGTTGATGAAAAATTAGCTTAA